The genomic DNA TCGAATGCGCGCGCGATCCGGTATTGGATGCGGCACTTGAGAATGGGCTGAAGTTCGCCATTAAGGGAGGTGAAGGAAGACGGTGCATGAAGCAAGACAAAGTTCAAGCGATTGGAATATAAACCAACGGGCACCGACGGATAACAGGGAACAaagcaagaaagaaaaaaaaaagaagaagatgacgaAATAGTAGTAAGATTGAGATAGTATTGTGACCGGAAGTGGTATGAATGGACCAGGAACAGGAGCAGGGCTTATCAGATTAAGTTCTTCCTTGGATCCCGCACGGTACATATATATAGAGGTCAGCACTCCATATGAACCCGCCAGATAGGGCTTGTGAAGAACTCCACGTCCGAGGGAGAGCCGGATCGAATGAAATGACGAAGATGTTCGATGTTCGCCCAGGGGACCccctcgtaggacccaactTGGAACAGCTTGGTCTCACCGCCAATCGAACAGTTGCCAATCGACCAGAGTGTTTTTTCACTGGAGACTGGGGGGGCTATCAGGCCGGGTAAGAGGAGTTCTGGtggaacaaaaagaaaaataataataataataaagcCACGATGACGGGGAGATCAGACGGGAGACGGGAATAAGTGATCTATAGTAATCAAAATCGTAACTAGTCAAAGCAAGCAAggaagcaagcaagcaggaAACACGCCGAAGCGGGCGTCTCAGCtgtctgcttcttcttcttcttttttttttttttccttttcccacACGgaaaacaacagcaacagtgGACAATAGGCTAGAACCTACAGATCCCAATATTCAATCACCATTCAATCCAAATATTCCAGGGGGAAACAACAACGCCACCGAAGGGTGCAAGACGATGATCCTATGCCCAAGAGAGAATAGGAGGAAGCGACATAGAAAAAATCAGCCAAAGAGAATGGATGGTGGGCATGATTCATGGACCGAACCGAAACGTCCGAATACATAATAATAAAAAAGCAGCAGGCGCCAGGCCATAGGAAGCTGTGGGCGGACGTGGGCGGAGCGAGAAGGAGGGCTGTTTGGCTGTTGGCCTTTGGGCAGCAATCCAGACGGGGCCACGTCCACTTGCGTTGTTCGGTCTGTGAGTTAGCAGCAAGATGACTGTACTCTGGAGTAATTGTGTGTGGCTCGGGAAGAATCTCGCGTTGGCAATTGTTCACCGTGGGCCAATACTGGAGATGCCGACGAGATGAGGcggttgattgattgatttgttgctgtgttggtggtggtcgtCGTCGTGAGGGACACCCGACACCGCACACAACTATACATTAGCTACACCTTACTATGTACAGATGCTCACCGGATACAAAGAAAAATAGATAGTGCGATTATTCTTGCTGAACTGTTCGGTTCCATGCGACTTGCCAATCACCTCCAAATGCCTCACACATTCTGCAGCTTCCGCCCCCAGTCCGGGGttcggaaaaaaaaaaaaaaggcccCTCTACAAGTACAATAACGGACAGTGGCAGCGTCGCAGCCTGCCATTCGGGACGCAGGCAATGCACTGAAAGCATGGATCACCATCCTGTCTGTTCCGAAAGAATAATAATACATGGCAATTATACCTCTTGGTGCTATGTATTGGGCATACACCTCAGCACTGCATGTGTTGTTGCCCAAGTCCCGGGCAACCGAATGGGCTAGCATTGGGTCCAGATTATCGTTCTTATGTGGTATCTGGAATCTTACTCCGCTGTGAGGGAATTCCCGGTAGATGGTGTCGTTTCCGTATATGGCATAATATACAAGGATGTCACTGTAGCAGCCACCAAAATAGAAAGCAAAAAGCAATCACGAATCCACCAGGCTATTGAACTGTGAACCGGAATCTCCGCGCCAAATcaaaaaataaataaatgAAACAGGATATCATTAGGCCCATGTCTTTCCATAAACAATGTCGCATCGTGATTCGCCGTGTATTATTTTTTAATTCAAAAGCCCGAACATTTCCATCTTATATTCATTGTTGCTTCTTATCACTCACTGGCGCTGGTAATTCGATTCCATTTCGCCGCGCATAATCCTACATATACATAACCAATGGTCagaaggagagaggaaaTCCCTCAAATTCAAGAAACACATCGAAACGCAGACTCACCTCACAACTCAACCGAACAGCCTCCTCCATTCCCACCCGAGCTTCGTATCCCAGGATCCGCTTCGCCTTGTCTCCGCTCGCATACCGGACAGAACATGCATCGCCCACACTCCCGCGGCTAAGGGTCGTCGACGACCCAGACACCCAGGTCAAAATCTCACATACCCAACCAGCTACATACGCCATGCACCGGGGAATGTGGATCTCAAAGGGTGGGGTGTGGCCGAACTGGGCCCAGATGGCCAGGCAGAAGTCGCGGAAGGTAATGGGCTCGTTGTTCTGGATGAAAAAGGCCTCGCCAGCGGCGGTCCGTGAGGAGATAAGGTTCTCTGCTGCCAAGACGTGTGCGTCCCCTACGTTGGTCACGTAGGTGACGTCCCACAGGTTGTAGCCGTCTCCGATTATAAATGGGGTTTCCCATTTGGAGATGCAGGTGTGAATGGGCGGGAGGAGTTGAGGGTCTCCAGGGCCGCAGAGCACAGAGGGTCGGAGGGAGCAGGTGGCCATTGTGTTGCTGTTGGCTTCGAGAACTATTCTTTCTGCCGCGGCCTGATTCACGAATGATTAGCAAGGCCCGTCCCGCGATTACCATGGTAAGAGATCTGAATGGGTAGGTGAAACAACCTTGGACTCTCCATAGATTAGCGACGACGATGGTATCGGCCATTGCTCATCGATGTTCTCGTATGGTATGCTCATATCATCCGTCACAACGCAACAAGTACTCGTGTAGACAACTCCCTTGACACCCGCTTGTTTAGCCGCATCCAACATGTTCCTTGTCCCTTCGATGTTGGTCTTCCGCACCAGCTGTTCTAGCCTCCTACCAAACCGCTCGCTCAGAGCTGGAACAATACCCGCTGTATGGATGACGATTTCCGGTCTGGCTTGTTGAAGCACATTGTAAAGTGTATCAGGGACAGTGACATCTGCTTGGATGAATGCGACGTCGTCGGGTAATTCGTGCGTACCATCGGGGGGAGCGCGGTCTAGGACGGTGATGGTACACTTCGGATGTTGTTCTGCGACAGCTCGAGCGATGGCGGAACCCACGAATCCAGTCCCGCCAGATATGAGGATATTGCGCAGCGAGGGATTTTCTCTTGTATCGCGCATTGCTGAAGGCATGGCTCAGCGCTGTTGATGTTGGTTGTAGGTTATGTGACGGAGGGGAGCCGCGGTCTTTCCGCAATCCATTAAATGCCCGAACAGGACAAGCAGAATGCAACCCACAGGGATGGAGCAAACGACTACAGCAATCAGTCGTGTAGCTGAGCTCAAACATCGATGGATATTGCGATTAGAATTTCTGTTGGTTTCTTTCACTGCTCGAATTCACTGATACACTGGCAGCATCTGTCATTGTACTCATACACATTTTCTCTGCCCATACAGAGAGTTAAGAACAAGCGCAGAAAGAAACGGATAAGAGAAAAAGGGCACTTCACGTTATCATACTATACACAGCCCCAGGTATCCAACCCAAGTCGCAAAAAAGAACAATCCATAAGCTCGAAACATGGCATGGGAGACGTTTCGACTGACCGAACTCCGGAATGAATGCAAACACGACAGCCATAAGGACAACGAGAAtcagaagaggaaaagaaaacgaaatcATGACACTTCCCCAGCTTTAGAGCACTCTGCAAAGCACCAATCCACCGACCTTCTTCTCCACACATTCTCTTGCTTCCATAATTCCCCGATCTGTCGACAGGTAGAGGGACTCTCCAGGCGACCGAATTCCCTCAACATAGTCACTCGTCTCTCCATTGACCACCCGGCGGAGTGCCCGAAGGTCCAGGTTGATTCTCCGGGTGGGCTTGCTGATCGGAACCATCTTGCCCAACACCGACTCACTTTGCCAGTACTTCAGTCCCAGCCATAGTCGTCTCGAGGCAATATTTTTCTGTGTCACAGGCTCTAGTTCTTGAACTGGATCGTTGACGGCCGGGGTACCCAAGAGGAGATGCGGCGGGGGAGGTGTCTTTCCGCCGCGGACAACGGAGGAGACAAAGCCATCGTTCTGGAGGGCGAGTGAAAGACTCAGATGCAGTTTTGTGTTGGGAATCGATGTGAGACCGAGACGGGCCTTGGTGGCATTGTTCAAATGCGAGCAGACGTGGGCGAGGTGAACGAGGGACATTGTGATGGGTTCAATTGACCTCCGAGGCCTGAGGGATTGCGGGGGTTTTTGGTTGTCTGGGCTGGACCTCAAGTAGCGATTAGCAATTGTATCATGCGATCAATTAGCTGGAGAGAAAATACTCACCAAAATCCCAGTGTAGAAGCTGCCGTCAATATGTCAATCTGCTGTATAGCAACAACATACACGGAGCAAGATTCGGAGAGAATGAAATTTCCCGGTCCGAAGTTGATCCGGGCGATGTATAACAGCAGCAAATCACACGCCGTATCGGCATCATCACAAGCGCCGAGCATTAGTGCCGGCGCTTCGAGGACAACGCTGAGAGGCTGATGGGATTTGGTGCTAGAGGGAGGTTGACAGGTATTTAAGGATAGGTAAGTCTCCCCTCATTTCTGTTGTTTCATCTGTGAACAACCGTTGGAGGTTACATCCTGCTATATAATCATGCCTCCATTACCGGGTGAAGAGCGAATGTTGACTGTGTGAGTATGAACAGACGAGAGGAATAGTTGTAGTTTATTCTGACAATCATGGACTTGTACCAGCTTCGCGGACGTCCATTCCTATTTCTCAGAGCCTACTCCCAAGCCCATCCATCATCGATTCGACAAGGGCTCGTATCTCTACATCTACCACGATGCTGCCCAGCACAAATCCCGGATTGAGGTCGCCAATAACCCGGGAACACCTTTTCAGGATGCATTCAATGGAGGTAGGCGAAATAGTCTTTTTATACAGCTGTGCTTGTACTGACATCCACAGCGCTGGACCGTGTTCATATAGACCATTCGACTCGTTTCCCCACTCTCTGCACCGTGACAGTCGATGGACCAGATCCCAATCCGCAAGCgttccctcctcccccaaaTCCTGCCAGTCTTTATGAATGGCGACTGCCCAGCAGCGACCAGGATGATCTCTTCCGCCTGCACACGCTGGACGTGTATTTCTGGACGCAGGAAGATGTCAACCAGTTCTTGGACGTGATTGAGAGCATATTGTCTCCCTCACAGATTGCATCAGACAGACATCCACAGTTGGAGAACCACAGCCACGACGAAAGCCATAACAACATTAGTTCAGTGGTACAGCAGCTCGAGAACGTGGCCGTGACAGACCCGGCATATCAAAACGGCCAAACACGAAATTCTCGGACCGAGACATTTCCAACCTCGAAAACAACGCCAGTGCATGCTGGAATCAACAcctttcctcctccccctccatCAGCAACGTTACCTCCTGCGCCCACTTCTGCTACTCCAAGCATTAGCCCGGCTCAGCAAGGAACGCCTTTCTCCCAACCACCAGCAGAGCAGCATCAGGAACCCGCACAATGCGCACCTCTACCATACAACCCCGCCGCACCAGCTGCCCCCGAGCCCATCCAGCATCGCGAAAagacaccaccaccagcagacGGTGCTGACGGGACCGGCCTACAAGCAGCTGTGGCAGCCGACCATGGCATCCCATACACGCCCCCATCGCAAACCCCAGGCGCGTTCGCATCCCCTCCGACCCAGCCTCTGCCCTATTCAATGCCTGGAGGCTATGCATCGCCACCTCCCAGCGCCGGACTACCCCCAAGCAGTGCGCCTGGTCTGACACATTCCGGGTCCCTCTCCTCCCGCTCTTCATCCATTCAAAGCCCCCCGGGTGTGCCACTCATGCCCACATATGCGGCTAGTCCATCATCCCCGTTCTTCCCAGGGAATGTACAACAACCGCAACAGCTCAACCGGACGGGATCCCTCTCTTTCGCACCACcccctcaacctcaacctcaaccccaGCCACAGACTCAGCCCCaggcccaagcccaagctcaAACTCAAGACCCCAACGCATACCTTTACCAAatccagcaacagcaacttcaacagcaacaacaacaacaacaataccTCTACAATTCTCAAAACCCCCAAGCCCAACTCCAACTCCAactccagcaacagcaactccaacaaAAACAACAGCTCGCTCCCGCCCCACAAATTGGACAATTCACTATCCCCAACACCAACGAATTTGATCCAAATGCTCATCTCTACGCacaacagctacaactacagcaacagcagttgcaacagcagcaaccgcaacagcaacaacagacGCTGTCAAAGGGCGCCGGTGCCGTGCCTGCGCAGCGACCGGGCAAGTTGGAGAATCGTGCTGCGAGGGTGGAGAGCGGAGTAAATCGGTTTCTGAAGAAATTGGAGAAGAAGTTGTAACTGTGGGTCCATGGTTCTGTGTTTTGTTTATATCAGATTGTGATTTTTTTCCTGAGGATAGGATAGGATGGTATAGTAATACATGAGTACGATACCCTGAGCATGAGACACATGAGTGACCTTGTAGGGATGTAGACATGTAAACGAGGGAGACTTTCTGATATGTATAATTCAGTGCTAACCTAACTACTACCTACAGTGCAAATATAAATAAGGAGATAGATCAAAGGCAATATCCACAAGCTGTACCACCGTACAAAACCGATCCGAGAAATCATCCAAATAACATATCTCCATTGATAAAATGACAATCAAAACAATGAAAGAAGAAACCGACACAGCACAAGGAAACCAAAcacaaccaaccaaccagcCCGCGCGGTCGAGTAAGACCCTGACACCGTCCTGTGCAACGAAGATAATCCGACAAATATGTAGACCAAGAATGAAAAAATgggatgaagagaagaaaatgcTCAGATATGCAAAGGTGAGAAATGCGATTAGCGCTCCAAGAAAAAACACAACTCCACACTGGTAAATGCTCCGACAGTCCGATGCAGTCGGTTGGTCCGAACAAAAAATAGAAGGtatttgaagaagagaaagggcATCGCGATTGGAAATAGATGAGATCATCTGGCGTCGCGATCGTAAGGGTATAAAGGGGGAAAGAAAGTGAAAAAGCCAAAAGAAGACGGGCAAGGAAAAGACGGGAAATGTCAGGAACCCCTCaaacaaagagaagaggaatctTCAATTGTCGCAAGTAGTTTATTTGTTCTCAACGTCGACCTCGGCTGCCGGGGTAGCAACCTCAGTGTTCTCAGCCGACTTCTCCATTGGAGATTCAACAAGAGACTCAGCGACAGGCTCCTTAGCTTTGAGGAAGGCCTCGGGGACGGTTTGCTCAGTAGTGACCTCCTCGGGGATAGAGGGGGTGTCGACAGGCTGCTCAGTGGGTTCCTCGGGCTTGGCTTCAATAGAGGTCTCGATGGGTGCCTCGTCGGAAGGCTGCGCTTCGGTCGGGGCATCGTTGGACTCGGTCACAGGCTCCTGGACAGAAGGCTCCTGGGCAGGGGATGCCTCAGCCACCTCTGTGGCGGGCTCCTTTGACTCCTTGGGCTCCTCAGCAAGCTTCTCAGGAGCAGCAGATTTCTCAACTGGCTGAGCAGACTCCTCAGGAATAGACTCTGCTGGCTTCTTGGTAATCCCTTCTGTCGAAATAGTCTCACTGTTCTCGTCCTTAGGCTTAGTTGCAGCTTTAGCTGCGGGCTTGGCTCCCTGGATCTTCGAGTGGACATTGGTCTTAGGTACGGCTCTCTTTGTGCCTTGGATCGGTTTGGATGCTTTAGGAGGGCTCTTGACGTCCACCTTTTCATGCGTCTTGCTGGCAGAGCTAGCGGTTGGGCGCATCATGCGAGCCAGGAATCCTTCGTCAACCGGCCTGGAACTGGCACTGCTCGCTCGCGAGCCTGGCCGCTCGCTAGACGACTGGCTCTGCGGCGACCCACGAGGGGTTTGCTTGCGAACGCTAGAAGCAGTTGGCGTGGATGAACGCGCGCTAGTTCCGTTCTTCAAGGTGGGTGGTTTGCGCGACGCAGCCGATATAGTAGTTGCTGTACCCTTCGATTTAGCTGATTGGGTCGGCGCGGTAGCAGCGGCAGGGAGGCGAGCGGGCCTGGTTGGCGACTTGGTTGCAGgcttggtggtgttggtggtagtGATGGTCGAAGCGCGAGAGGCGGCGGTTGTCTTGGTTGCATCACGCGCGGGGGTTGTTGAAGGACGACTAGGTCGCGAAGGTGCCTTGGTGGCGGTGTTTAGAGATGTGCGGC from Aspergillus chevalieri M1 DNA, chromosome 1, nearly complete sequence includes the following:
- the ERG26_1 gene encoding erg26, C-3 sterol dehydrogenase (COG:G;~EggNog:ENOG410PG64;~InterPro:IPR036291,IPR002225;~PFAM:PF04321,PF05368,PF01073,PF16363,PF13460, PF01370;~go_function: GO:0003854 - 3-beta-hydroxy-delta5-steroid dehydrogenase activity [Evidence IEA];~go_function: GO:0016616 - oxidoreductase activity, acting on the CH-OH group of donors, NAD or NADP as acceptor [Evidence IEA];~go_process: GO:0006694 - steroid biosynthetic process [Evidence IEA];~go_process: GO:0055114 - oxidation-reduction process [Evidence IEA]) yields the protein MPSAMRDTRENPSLRNILISGGTGFVGSAIARAVAEQHPKCTITVLDRAPPDGTHELPDDVAFIQADVTVPDTLYNVLQQARPEIVIHTAGIVPALSERFGRRLEQLVRKTNIEGTRNMLDAAKQAGVKGVVYTSTCCVVTDDMSIPYENIDEQWPIPSSSLIYGESKAAAERIVLEANSNTMATCSLRPSVLCGPGDPQLLPPIHTCISKWETPFIIGDGYNLWDVTYVTNVGDAHVLAAENLISSRTAAGEAFFIQNNEPITFRDFCLAIWAQFGHTPPFEIHIPRCMAYVAGWVCEILTWVSGSSTTLSRGSVGDACSVRYASGDKAKRILGYEARVGMEEAVRLSCEDYARRNGIELPAPVSDKKQQ
- a CDS encoding mitochondrial 37S ribosomal uS8m domain-containing protein (BUSCO:EOG092650I8;~COG:J;~EggNog:ENOG410PPXD;~InterPro:IPR035987,IPR000630;~PFAM:PF00410;~go_component: GO:0005840 - ribosome [Evidence IEA];~go_function: GO:0003735 - structural constituent of ribosome [Evidence IEA];~go_process: GO:0006412 - translation [Evidence IEA]); this translates as MLGACDDADTACDLLLLYIARINFGPGNFILSESCSVYVVAIQQIDILTAASTLGFCPDNQKPPQSLRPRRSIEPITMSLVHLAHVCSHLNNATKARLGLTSIPNTKLHLSLSLALQNDGFVSSVVRGGKTPPPPHLLLGTPAVNDPVQELEPVTQKNIASRRLWLGLKYWQSESVLGKMVPISKPTRRINLDLRALRRVVNGETSDYVEGIRSPGESLYLSTDRGIMEARECVEKKVGGLVLCRVL
- a CDS encoding uncharacterized protein (COG:S;~EggNog:ENOG410PPBB); this translates as MPPLPGEERMLTVFADVHSYFSEPTPKPIHHRFDKGSYLYIYHDAAQHKSRIEVANNPGTPFQDAFNGALDRVHIDHSTRFPTLCTVTVDGPDPNPQAFPPPPNPASLYEWRLPSSDQDDLFRLHTLDVYFWTQEDVNQFLDVIESILSPSQIASDRHPQLENHSHDESHNNISSVVQQLENVAVTDPAYQNGQTRNSRTETFPTSKTTPVHAGINTFPPPPPSATLPPAPTSATPSISPAQQGTPFSQPPAEQHQEPAQCAPLPYNPAAPAAPEPIQHREKTPPPADGADGTGLQAAVAADHGIPYTPPSQTPGAFASPPTQPLPYSMPGGYASPPPSAGLPPSSAPGLTHSGSLSSRSSSIQSPPGVPLMPTYAASPSSPFFPGNVQQPQQLNRTGSLSFAPPPQPQPQPQPQTQPQAQAQAQTQDPNAYLYQIQQQQLQQQQQQQQYLYNSQNPQAQLQLQLQQQQLQQKQQLAPAPQIGQFTIPNTNEFDPNAHLYAQQLQLQQQQLQQQQPQQQQQTLSKGAGAVPAQRPGKLENRAARVESGVNRFLKKLEKKL
- a CDS encoding uncharacterized protein (COG:S;~EggNog:ENOG410PSWT); translation: MAHPGVRSLLAKFENNSSQNNVSSPPSRGRSPTSENSGSARPLSKVRASFVAVDKAAQSRTSSDLPASPARVRSFNSEDLDTTGSQKSAESTSPTTASGLGIATPAESSKQESGNSSPQNASFPASKADNAPTPDEKPSPARQEAQPASNGSAAPTPNESSRKPTTTSKTATKQPLNSRQSTAARSSPARSPTKARTETSPAKPATRATKPATSNEPTKSVASKSSRTSLNTATKAPSRPSRPSTTPARDATKTTAASRASTITTTNTTKPATKSPTRPARLPAAATAPTQSAKSKGTATTISAASRKPPTLKNGTSARSSTPTASSVRKQTPRGSPQSQSSSERPGSRASSASSRPVDEGFLARMMRPTASSASKTHEKVDVKSPPKASKPIQGTKRAVPKTNVHSKIQGAKPAAKAATKPKDENSETISTEGITKKPAESIPEESAQPVEKSAAPEKLAEEPKESKEPATEVAEASPAQEPSVQEPVTESNDAPTEAQPSDEAPIETSIEAKPEEPTEQPVDTPSIPEEVTTEQTVPEAFLKAKEPVAESLVESPMEKSAENTEVATPAAEVDVENK